The genome window CTCCTTTAATAAAAAAGATTGATAATCCCTTGTCTCGTTTGCCCTATTGGGAAATTAGGCATTTAATAGAGAGTAAATTTTTAGAAGGACATTTAGACAATGTTATCTTAGGTACTGTTGAAATTGAGGAAGCCCCTTATAAATTAACAACGACTTTGAAAAGTAAACTAGCCCATGTTTATTTAACCGAAATAGAGGGATTGTGGCGCCACGATATTACCCCCAACAAACACGCTGTTTTAGAAAGAAAATTAGCTAAATTTATTTGGCAAACTAATTTAAAACCTTTTGTGAGTGAAACAATTTTTAGTTCTGATGAAATTGTACCATCCCAGATAAATCAGGAAAAAGAAGAAGATTTATTGGAGGAGTTGAAAGAGATTTTACAGATTATTTATCAAACTCCGAAAGATGATTTTAATGATTTGGCGCACATAGCAGGTTTAAATCCCTTGGTTGATTTTGCTGGGGGAGATTTGACAGGGGCAAATTTGAGTGGTTTAAAACTCAGTAGTGCAGATTTTAAATATGTTAATCTTCGGGGTGCTGATTTGACGGATGTGGATTTGAGTGAGGCTAATATTAGTTATGCGAAGTTAAATGGTGCTGATTTGAGTGGTGCTTATCTGGAGGGGGCAAACTTACGGTTTTCTAATCTTCAGTCAGCGAGTTTAGCCTTGGCGAATCTAATTGGTGCTGATTTGACAGGAGCAAATTTAATGAAGGCAAATTTGACTAAAAC of Cyanobacterium sp. HL-69 contains these proteins:
- a CDS encoding Pentapeptide repeat family protein — translated: MAEYQILNSHSQYCDCLSMKLQLIPVTGTANQFQICLNLEFTPLEKKILHGNVKFALRVVRLHLNLENIRLVEAKDIKSPLIKKIDNPLSRLPYWEIRHLIESKFLEGHLDNVILGTVEIEEAPYKLTTTLKSKLAHVYLTEIEGLWRHDITPNKHAVLERKLAKFIWQTNLKPFVSETIFSSDEIVPSQINQEKEEDLLEELKEILQIIYQTPKDDFNDLAHIAGLNPLVDFAGGDLTGANLSGLKLSSADFKYVNLRGADLTDVDLSEANISYAKLNGADLSGAYLEGANLRFSNLQSASLALANLIGADLTGANLMKANLTKTTLAQALIEGTIFGDNIGG